From a single Pseudocalidococcus azoricus BACA0444 genomic region:
- a CDS encoding diacylglycerol kinase family protein has protein sequence MSPKVLVSYPSKVIPRPGVSRRSSYQVAASLWASFRYAWAGVQYAFTTQRNFRIHTLVGAIAITLGSTLQLTLAELAIIVVTTALVMAMELMNTALESVVDLTIDTHYHELAKVAKDCAAGAVFICAMVALVVAALLLVPPVLKLFLALMP, from the coding sequence ATGTCGCCCAAGGTTTTAGTTTCTTATCCGTCTAAGGTGATTCCCCGGCCTGGAGTTTCAAGGCGGTCATCCTATCAGGTCGCAGCCAGTCTTTGGGCTAGTTTTCGGTATGCCTGGGCAGGGGTGCAATATGCCTTCACAACTCAACGAAATTTCCGGATTCACACCCTTGTCGGAGCGATAGCCATTACCTTAGGCAGTACCCTCCAGTTAACCTTGGCAGAATTGGCCATTATTGTTGTGACCACTGCCCTCGTGATGGCGATGGAGTTAATGAATACGGCCTTAGAATCGGTGGTGGATCTGACCATTGATACCCACTACCACGAACTCGCTAAAGTGGCCAAAGATTGCGCCGCAGGGGCAGTGTTCATTTGTGCCATGGTTGCCTTGGTTGTGGCGGCTCTGCTGCTGGTTCCCCCAGTTTTGAAGTTATTTTTGGCGCTGATGCCTTAG
- a CDS encoding anthranilate synthase component II, translating to MLLVIDNYDSFTYNLVQYLGELGQEFPVAADIQVYRNDKITLADIQHLAPAGILISPGPGRPEDAGISQALIEEFAPKIPILGVCLGHQAIGQVYGGSVVAAPSLMHGKVSDIFHQHQGVFAGLDVPFTATRYHSLVIDSADCPEVLEVTAWTEDGIIMGVRHCAYPHLQGVQFHPESILTMAGKDLLRNFLRSLSEPELDRQA from the coding sequence TTGCTTTTGGTCATTGATAACTACGATAGTTTTACCTACAACTTAGTCCAATATCTCGGTGAGCTAGGCCAGGAATTCCCGGTGGCAGCAGACATCCAAGTTTATCGGAATGACAAAATTACCTTGGCAGATATTCAGCACCTGGCTCCCGCTGGTATTCTCATTTCCCCAGGCCCCGGTCGTCCTGAAGATGCGGGGATTTCCCAGGCCTTGATTGAGGAATTTGCCCCCAAGATCCCAATTTTGGGCGTGTGTTTAGGGCATCAAGCCATTGGTCAAGTGTATGGTGGCTCTGTTGTAGCGGCCCCTAGTCTGATGCATGGCAAAGTTTCCGATATTTTTCATCAACACCAGGGGGTCTTTGCGGGCCTGGATGTCCCCTTTACAGCCACCCGTTACCATAGCCTTGTGATTGATTCAGCCGATTGCCCTGAAGTATTGGAGGTCACGGCCTGGACAGAGGATGGGATTATTATGGGAGTCCGACATTGCGCCTATCCCCATTTACAGGGAGTCCAATTTCATCCTGAAAGCATTTTAACGATGGCGGGTAAAGACTTGCTGCGAAACTTCCTCAGGAGCTTGTCTGAACCTGAACTAGATAGGCAGGCTTAA